In Campylobacter sp. MIT 99-7217, one genomic interval encodes:
- the selD gene encoding selenide, water dikinase SelD, whose translation MEYKEQNLTHFVKAAGUAAKLNPGGLKTILNFMQKTPALLSGIGNNEDASVYQISDDLALVQTLDFITPIVDSAYHFGAIAAANALSDVFAMGAKVINALNIVGFDNCHHDLEVLKELLEGANDKVQECKGLVVGGHTIENPEFFFGLSITGVVNPREFIANNTAKNGDLILLTKPLGVGILSTALKGGFLAKDHLKALLDSTMRLNLKASELALKFKPSAMSDVTGFGLLGHLKEMLNEKISIEIFKDEVQFLQGFKEYFDMGLIPGGAYKNYDFIKDSCMNLAQDDIALCDPQTSGGLLIALEPKNATELLKVLKNEGIEAFIVAECVKKSEFSLNLKK comes from the coding sequence ATGGAGTATAAAGAGCAGAATTTAACGCATTTTGTTAAAGCAGCAGGTTGAGCAGCGAAATTAAACCCGGGCGGTCTTAAAACAATCTTAAATTTCATGCAAAAAACCCCTGCCTTACTCAGCGGTATCGGCAACAACGAAGATGCAAGCGTCTATCAAATAAGCGATGATTTAGCCTTAGTTCAGACCTTAGACTTTATCACGCCTATTGTAGATAGTGCTTATCATTTTGGTGCTATAGCAGCAGCTAATGCACTTAGTGATGTTTTTGCTATGGGTGCAAAGGTGATAAATGCTCTAAATATAGTTGGTTTTGATAACTGCCATCATGATTTAGAGGTTTTAAAAGAGCTTTTAGAGGGTGCAAATGACAAGGTGCAAGAGTGCAAAGGCTTGGTTGTTGGCGGTCATACCATAGAAAATCCCGAATTTTTCTTTGGGCTTAGCATTACAGGCGTGGTAAATCCGCGTGAATTTATAGCTAATAACACGGCTAAAAACGGCGATTTGATCCTTTTGACAAAGCCCTTGGGCGTGGGCATTTTAAGCACTGCTTTAAAGGGTGGATTTTTGGCTAAAGATCATCTAAAAGCCTTGCTTGATAGCACCATGCGTTTAAATCTTAAAGCAAGTGAGTTAGCACTTAAATTTAAGCCAAGTGCAATGAGCGATGTTACGGGTTTTGGGCTTTTAGGACATCTTAAAGAAATGCTTAATGAAAAAATTTCTATCGAGATTTTTAAAGATGAAGTGCAGTTTTTGCAAGGCTTTAAAGAGTATTTTGATATGGGCTTGATACCAGGTGGTGCTTATAAAAATTATGATTTTATTAAGGATTCTTGTATGAATTTAGCTCAAGATGACATTGCACTTTGCGATCCTCAAACCTCAGGAGGACTTTTGATCGCTTTAGAGCCAAAAAACGCAACCGAGCTTTTAAAAGTGCTTAAAAACGAAGGCATAGAAGCTTTTATAGTGGCTGAGTGTGTGAAAAAAAGTGAATTTAGTTTAAATTTA